From Aspergillus fumigatus Af293 chromosome 3, whole genome shotgun sequence, a single genomic window includes:
- the ega3 gene encoding endo alpha-1,4 polygalactosaminidase, producing the protein MDSLGKGQSAGGWKSWTTRKKLFVLALVLLVIIALGVGLGVGLGIGLGGGGGGEGEEGSGGETTPPEGNYTTAKWQPAVGTKWQIELLYALNDTSVDAEIYDIDLFINDKSTIAGLQRAGRKVICYFSAGSYENWRPDKDKFKDSDLGHDLDDWPGEKWLNISSANVRQIMLDRLDMARDKGCDGVDPDNVDGYDNDNGLDLTQADSISFVNFLANAAHARNMSIGLKNAGDIIPSVIKNMQWSVNEQCAQYNECDTYAVFPQNGKPVFHIEYPKGDKTNNDLSVTASQKNAACDFAGSANFSTVIKNMNLNNWVEYC; encoded by the coding sequence ATGGATTCCCTTGGAAAAGGCCAGTCGGCCGGCGGCTGGAAATCATGGACCACCAGGAAGaagctcttcgtcctcgcgctcgttctcctcgtcatcatcgccctGGGAGTCGGTCTCGGAGTTGGACTCGGCATCGGTCtgggcggcggcggcggcggcgaaggtgaagaaggctCAGGCGGGGAGACCACACCGCCAGAAGGCAACTACACCACGGCCAAGTGGCAGCCAGCGGTGGGAACCAAATGGCAGATCGAGCTGCTTTACGCGTTGAACGACACCTCCGTCGACGCTGAGATCTACGACATCGACCTGTTCATCAACGACAAGTCCACCATCGCAGGACTCCAACGAGCCGGCCGCAAGGTGATCTGCTACTTCTCGGCAGGCAGCTACGAGAACTGGCGACCGGACAAGGACAAGTTCAAGGACTCGGATCTGGGCCACGACCTGGACGACTGGCCGGGAGAGAAATGGCTGAACATCAGCTCGGCAAACGTACGCCAGATCATGCTGGACCGGTTGGACATGGCGCGCGACAAGGGCTGCGACGGGGTGGACCCGGACAACGTCGACGGGTACGACAATGACAACGGGCTGGACCTGACGCAGGCGGACTCGATCAGCTTTGTGAACTTCCTGGCGAATGCGGCGCATGCGCGGAACATGTCGATTGGCCTGAAGAACGCGGGGGACATCATCCCGTCGGTGATCAAAAACATGCAGTGGAGTGTCAACGAGCAGTGTGCGCAGTACAACGAGTGCGACACCTACGCGGTGTTTCCGCAGAATGGCAAGCCGGTGTTTCACATCGAGTATCCCAAGGGGGATAAGACCAACAATGATCTGTCCGTCACGGCCAGTCAGAAGAACGCGGCGTGCGACTTTGCCGGCTCGGCGAATTTCTCCACTGTCATTAAGAATATGAATCTGAACAATTGGGTGGAATATTGTTAG